The window TTTTTCTAAATATCATTTCCAGGAAAATGGTTTGAGGACAAGCCCAACCACACCATATTCGTCCGTATGTAACCGTAAAAAGAACTATAAATAGCACAAACGACAGCATCAGAAGTGCTAAAATTACCGTGTCTTGAGCCCAAAATATTATTCCAAAAATTATGAATTTTCTGTTTATAATATCTAAAAGCATGAATGGATGCCCATTTATTTTAATAATGGGCGCAAGAACAAAAAATATGAGCCAAAACCAACTAACAAATGTTCGCCATTTGTACCATTTGCCTATAGGTTTTTTTGCATAAATCCATTTTCTTCCGCCATCTTTGTCCATGTTTATAGGGCGGTCTCTATAAGTGTTTTTGTCTTTCATGATTTATATTTTCAATATAAAATATGTAAAAACTACAGAGTTAAATCATTAATTTTATTTTTATAAAAACAAAAAATGCCATAACCAATCATCAATAAAATTTTGATTAGTTATAGCGATTTTTCTGTCGGATATTGGAAAGTTCAGAAAATTCTTCGATTTATTGAAGCCTCCAAATTTTTTTATTCGCAAATTTCACCTTGTGGCTCTTTTGCATTTTCAGGATTGCTATCTTTTAAGCTTACTAAGATGTAGCTTGCCGCTTGCTGAATTTTTTTTTCGTTCATTTGTGCTTTAAACGGAGTCATTCCTTTTGTAGGATTTCCGTTTTTGATAATATTAAAGACGCTTTCAAAATCGCAACCCGACAACCAATGCTTATCTGTTAGATTTGGACCTATTGCATTTCCTTCTCCATTGGCACCATGGCATACGATACATGTCATGGTACTAAATAATTCTTTACCGGCTTTCAGAGATGCTTCATCAGTGAGGGTAGTCAATTTAGTGTCTTGTGCCTTATTTTTCGAATAAAGTAATGAGGCTTCTGCAACTTCTTTTTCGTATTCAGCATCCTGTAGATCGCCTTGTGTGAAAATGAAATAATGCTCGACATAAATCAATGAAAAAACTATAGTTATTATAAATATGGCAGATATCCATTTTGGAACAGGATTGTTTAGTTCCTTAATGCCATCATAGTCATGCTCCATCAGTTTTTCATCATATTTTTCATTATAAGTATAATCTGGATTGTTTTTTTCTTCTTTCATCATTATTGAATTTTATATAATTATTTGTCATTTTTAATGTCTAAAAGTTCTTTTTCGTCGAAAATAGCATTTTTTCTATTTGACATTTCAGAATTTGGTGTGCTATAGGTTCTAACTACTATTACGATAAATAAAAATAGAAAAATCAGCATTCCTACTATGTAATATGTCTGAATTCCAGCTATATTTTCTAAAACATCGCTAACAATTTTCATGCTTAATTTTTATTTAGTTCAAGTAGTACAAATGCTGTCAATTGAGTAATTTCTTCTTCAGAAAGTACGCCTTTAAAAGGTGTCATCCCTTTTTCAATCTTTCCATTAGAAATATTCTCATATACTCCTTCCGGAGATTTTTCAATAATCCATTCATTGTCGGTAAGGTCTGGCCCAATTACATTTCCTTTCCCATCTGGTCCATGGCATATGATGCAATTTTTTTGAAAACTTGCTTTTCCGGCCGGAATCATTTCTTCAGTAATATTAACAGAAGTAGTTTTTACCGGTTCTGGTTTGGTTTCGACTACGGGTGTTATATCTCTACCGAGTTTGTGCAAGTATGCAATCATTGCAATCATTTGCTTTGTTGGTTCAATTTCAATTCCTGATTGTTTCAAATCGTCAGCTATTATTTGTGCCTGAGCTTTTAAATCGTCGATTGCTCTTTCGTCGAATCCTTCTTCGTAAGGAACTCCAAGAGTTTGCATAGCTCTAATTTTTGCCGGAATCATATCTAAATCAATGTCTTTTATTGCAAACCAATCGTATTTTGGCATAATCGATTGTTCGTTCATTCTTTGTGGATCCATAAAGTGATTATAGTGCCAAGAAGCTGTTTTGTACATATTGCCGGTTATGACTCCTGTTCTGGCCAAATCTGGTCCTGTTCTTCGTGAGCCCCATTGGAATGGATGATCGTAAACAAATTCGCCAATTTTTGAGTATTCTCCGTATCTGTCTGTTTCCCACCTGAATGGTCTAACCATTTGCGAATGACAAGTATAACATCCTTCGCTAATATATATGTCTCTACCTTCTAATTCTAAAGGAGTATATGGTTTCACAGATTCGATAGTTGGTACATTAGATTTAACAAAAATCATTGGAATTATTTCTACAGCACCACCTATTGCCAATAAAACGAATGCCACAATAGCAAAACGTACGGGTTTTCTCTCTAACCAACGATGAATAGTTTCTCTTGCTGAGCTTCTTGATTCTTTATTTTCTAATGGGTAAGCTTCAGCAGCCTCGTTTGCTTCCATTGAACCTGCTGCCATTGTTTTAACTAAGTTCCAAACTAATAGTAAAAAGCCAACTAAATATAAAGTTCCACCAATAATTCTGAATGTATATAATGGAACAATTTGAGTAACTGTTTCTAAGAAATTAGGATAAGCCAAAAATCCTTCAGGAGTATATTCTCTCCACATTAACCATTGTGTGATAGCTGCCCAGTATAAAGGAATTGCATAAATTAACATACCGAGAGTTGCAATCCAAAAATGTGTGTTTGCAATTTTTTCTGAGAAAAGTTTAGTTCGGAAAAGTTTTGGAACTAACCAATATAACATTCCAAATACTAATCCTCCGTTCCAGCCCATTCCGCCAATATGAACGTGAGCAATAGTCCAGTCGGTAAAGTGGCTGATAGCATTTACGTTTTTCAATGACATCATTGGTCCTTCGAATGTTGACATTCCGTATGCTGTAACTGCTACTACCATAAATTTTAGAGCTGCACTATCTCGTACTTTATCCCAGGCACCTCTCAATGTTAGCAATCCATTTATCATGCCTCCCCAGGATGGTGCTATGAGCATAATTGAAAAAGTTACTCCAAGTGCCTGTGCCCAATCTGGCAATGCCTGATATAATAAATGGTGAGGGCCTGCCCACATATAAATAAAAATCAATGCCCAGAAGTGAACAATTGATAATTTATAAGAATATATCGGTCGTCCGGCTGCTTTCGGAAGATAATAGTACATTAAACCAAGGAATGGTGTTGTTAAGAAAAAGGCTACTGCATTATGGCCATACCACCATTGTACAACTGCATCTTGAGCACCTGCATATATTGGGTAACTTTTAAATAATGAAACAGGTAATTCAAATGAGTTTACTACATGGAGCATAGCTACTCCAAGGAAGGAGGCAAGATACCACCAAATGGCTGCATAAATGTGTTTTTCTCTTCTGATGATAATTGTTCCTATCATATTCCAGCCAAAAACCACCCATACTACAGTAATCATAATATCAATCGGCCACTCTAATTCTGCATATTCTTTTCCGGTGGTAATTCCGGCAAAAAATGTCAAGGCTGCACAAAGTATAATAAACTGCCAGCCCCAAAAATTTATTTTGCTTAGAACATCATTGAACATTCTGGTTTTCAGCAACTTTTGCATTGAATAATAAACTCCTGCGTAAATTGCATTTCCAACAAAAGCAAAAATTACAGCATTCGTATGAATTGGTCTTATTCGTCCGAAAGTTGTAAATTCTAAACCAAAATTGAAAAACGGGAACGATAGCTGAAGTGCAGCTAAAAGCCCAACCAGGATTGCAACCACTCCCCAAATTATGGTTGCTAAAATGAATAGCTTGACAATTTTGTTGTCATAATTAAATTTTTGAATCTCCATAGTTAAATGATTTAGTTAGTATCTTTTTTTATTTCTTCATCGTCAAATAAAATTCGGACAGAGGGAGTAAAGTCATCATCGAATTGCCCATTTTTTACAGCCCAAATGAATATTGCTAAAAAAATTAGTGCTATTATGAGACTTGCTCCTATTAAGAGGTAAAATATATTCATTAAATTTAATTTCAAATTATTATGATAAATGTTTTTGGTTTCAATTGGTTCTAAAATTACTTTTAGTTTTTACTTAAAGCAGAAACCCAATTATAATTATCATATTTTTTAACAAAATTTCAAAATAAAATCGTGGCAATATATTAAAAAATTATAAAAGTTTTAACAAATATTTCAAAATATGTCAATTTTATAAATATGAAATTATTATAAATTTGTAAGCAAATCATGTTGGAACTCCTTGATTAATGCTTAGTTATTGATATTTAGCAATTTGCATATATAGATATGTCTATATGTAATTTCAAATAAAAATATAAATAGCTTCTAAATATTTGTTAATTTTTTTTTAATTCATGGGTGTTGTTATTATACCAGACAAAATTTCAAAAAAATAGCCCCTAATTCATAAATAAGGGGCTATTATAAAATTACAGAAATCAGGTATCTTAATTTTCAAACATAACCATATCGTCGTATTCGATTTCAAATCTCAGTTTATGTTTCGCTTCTTCTTGAGCCAATGCTTGAAATGTTTTTTTCAGTTCGTTGTTTGGGGCAATTTGAGAAAGGTGAGTATAAAGTTTGTAGGCTGCTTTCTCTCGTTTCATAGCAAGCACCAGTACATCTTGATAGCTCATATCATCACTTGGTTTAACAGGAATTTGATAATCAGCAATTTTTAGGTCGCTTATTTTTTCGGGTTCAAATTCGTAGGCACGTTCCGTCTTTATTTTTGTAAGTCGGGTTTTATGACTAATTTCTTCTTTCGCAAATTGCAAGAAAGATTCCTTAATTTCCTCATTTCGTGCAGTTTTGGCTAACTTAGTATAGAAATCAACTGCCGATTGTTCAGCAGTAATTGCAAAATCTAATATTTCTTCTATAGTTTCAAATTCTTTCATAATATTATTTTAATAAAGAGTTCATATATTGTACTTATAAATAAAATTTTCAGAAAGTAAATTTTCAAAAGTAATTATTCCATTAATAAATTGGTGAAAAAATATTTCTTCTTAACTTAGATATTTATTTTAATAATGCAAATATGCGGTATTATTAGAATTTCTCGCAATGAATTTGTCCGGGAGATCTCTTAGAGTGCTCTCTCAAACCTCTTGACTCAAGAATTTCGGTTACAGCATCTATCATATTTGGATTTCCGCAAATGAAAACATGTGAGTTGTCGGCAGTTGGACGCTCTCCCCATGTTTTTTCAATAATTCTGTCGGCAAGCATATCCTGAATAAATCTTGTTTCGCCTTTCCAGCCTGCCGGTTCTTTTTCGGGCATTGTGATTGTTGGGATGTAATGGAAATTTTTAGACATGCTCTCAATCAGCCTTAATTCTGAAGAGTAGCCCAAATCCCAAGAATTAGCAGCACCATGAATTACGCATATTTTTCTATCAATATTTAGTGCATCTGAACGAAGCATACTCATATATGGTGCAACTCCAGTGCCTGTTGCTATCAAAACTACGTTTTTATCAATTGGAACTTGGTTGAGTGTAAACATCCCAACAATTTTTTTTCCTACACCAATTCTGTCTCCAATTTTTAAATTAAAAATTCTTGGCGTGAGAGTACCCGAATGTACAAGTGTAATGTAAAATTCGAGATAATCTATCTCTTTTGCTGAAGAGGATATTGAATAAGCTCTTTTTATCATTTTGTCGGGAGCTGTTTTTTCGAGCTCTTCTGTGGCTTCAGGGCATCGTTCAGCTGAGCCTGGCAAAAATAGTGCTACAAATTGACCTGATTCAAATTTTGGTAATTCCCAACCGTCTGGTACAATTCTAATAATCTTCATTATTGGTGAAACTTGCTGCACCATGATTACAATTCCGTTTAATTCATTCATTGTTTTATTATTTAGTGTTATAGTATTCAAACATTCTTCTAGATTTTATTGTTTTTGCAACAAATTGAGGAACCATTGTCTCCCATTCATTATTTCCTTCTTTTATAAGCTCAATTACTTTTCGTGGAAATATATGTAACAAACTTTTATCAAAGTTATGAATATTTATTATTTTTCCGGAGTCTATCAGATACTGATGGATATTTTTTGTATTATTGTTTAGAGTAATATTTTCTGAGCAGATTAATTCTTTTTTGTTTTCAACTTGTGTAGGATAAACATACATTTTTACATTATTCTTGAACAATCTGCCAAAACCTTGCAGAATCCCTCCACTTAGATTTGTATAATATTCACGATGAAACAGATTTTGATAAGTTGTTGAACCAATGATGATGCCGATTTGGTATATTTTATAAATATCGAAATACGAAACAAATTCGTGATGTTGTTTCATGTCAGAAATAATAACATTTATACCTAATCCATTGAGTAAATCTACACGATCTAAGAAGTCCTTTTCATCGAAATCGCCTTCCATGAGCAGATTTTCTAAGCTAATTTCGCAAAAAAGTAATGTATTTTCTTCATTGCAATTGTTTTCGGTTTTGAACAGTTCGAAGCCTTTTTTCAGCATATCGACACCAACCAGTGTAATTGGGCGAAAGCTTCCTCTAAGAACCATGATGTTTTTTTTGTAAAAAATATCTGAAGGAGGTCTTACATTGTGGTCGTTGTCGAAAACTGTAGCATTTGTCATTTTGTTTTTAACAAGCTGTACGCTAATCAACCTATTGTCTATGTAGTCAAGATCTGGACCAGTCATTCTAATCATATCAATTTCTAACTGGTCTCTAGAAAGAAAATCCATTAAAGATCGCAGAAAGCTACTGGGATATTTATTGAAATAGAAAGCTGCATAAATTAGATTAACTCCAAGAATTCCGATAGTTCTCTGTTGCAGAAGATTGTCTTTTTCGTACATTTTTACATGAAGCAAAATTTCGTTTGCTTCATAACCAGGGTGTAGTTGAAATTTTATCCCAATCCAACCATGACTTTCGTTAGTTTTCTGAAAATTTATTGCTGAAACTGTATTTGCAAAAGCAAAAAAGCATGTGTTTCCTTGTTTTATGTTTTGTAGCGAGCTTACGATTTGTTTGTACTCAATTTCGAGCATTTTTTTCAATCTTTCTTCGCTTACATATCTTTTACTATGAGTTTCGCCATAGAGATTGTTGCTTAAAGCCATGTCGTATGCAGAAATGGTTTTGGCAACTGTTCCCGAAGAACCCCCGGCAGTGAAGAATCGCCGGGCAACTTCTTGTCCTGCACCAATTTCAGCAATTGTCCCAAAAAAACGATTGTCAAGATTTATTCTTAGTGCTTTTTGTCTGGGACTATTTATTGTTTCCATCAATTGATTGTTTAGCTTGTTAGTTTCGTATTATGGCTTATTCTTCCATTAATAATATGTCTGGATATATTTGTGCAGCATGATATTTAGTTTTCACTTTATCAATAACTTCACTGATTATTCCATCCTTATTTATAATGAAAGTGGTTCGAAATACGCCTTCTTTAATTTTTCCAAACATTTTTTTCTCGCCCCAAACTCCATAACTTTTTATTATTTCTTTTTCTGTATCGGCTAATAAATCGAATGGTAAATTGTGTTTTTTGATAAACTTCTGATGAGATACTTCACTGTCAGGGCTAACACCAAGTATTTCGAAGCCCGATTTTTTTAGGGCTTCGAAATTATCTCGTAAGTCGCATGCTTCTGCTGTACAACCAGGCGTATTATCCTTTGGATAGAAATATAGTACTAAAGTTTTTCCTTTAAAATCAGCTAAGGAGATTTTTTCGCTGTTCTGATTGTTTGCAGTAAAATTTGGTGCAGTGTCTCCACTTTTTAAACTTATCATCTACTTTTACTTTTCTATTCCTCAATAAGTTCAAAATCTTCTTTGCCAACTCCACAAATTGGGCAAACCCAATCGTCTGGAATATCTTCAAAGGCTGTTCCTACGGCAATCCCACCATCGGGGTCGCCTATTGCTGGATCATAAACCCAATCACATGGGATACATACATATTTTTTCATTATATTTAATTTTAATTTATTAATACTTTATTGTTTATATAAATTTGGGATAGTTTATTTAGTTGAATTCAAAAAAAATTTGGAATGCCGAAAATGCTAATGGTATTGAAATAATGGATGCTATAAAACTTGAAATTACAAATTGGTTTGATTGTGATGTATTTCCTCCTTCTTTGTTCACCAAAATCGGAACTGCTGTAATTGGAGGTACGCAACTTATAAGAAATATTAAAAATGCAATTGAAAATGGGGGCTTTATTAATATCAATAAAAGCAAAATTATAAAAGGAAATAAGAAGTTTTTTAATGCTACAAATGTTAGAATTGGCTTTAATTTCATTTTGCCTTTTCTTTTAAAATCGACATACACATTGCCACCTATCAAAAGCAGGATTAGTGGAAGTGCTGTGTTTCCCAAAATTTTTGCTATTGAATAGAATGCCTCAGGTACATTTTGGTTTAGTCCGCTCAATCTCAAAGTAATTGCTAAAAATGTAGCTATCAGAATTGGATTTAAGAAATTTCCTAAAGTGAATTTGTCCTTTTTTGTTTTTTTCGATCTGTAGAATAGAAAATAGGTATTAAACAGAAAGGCAGGGAAAAACAATGAAAACAAGAATAGTTCAACTAAAATTTCTGAGTCGCTTCCGAATAATTTCTGAATTATTACCATTGGCACAAAAATTATGTTTGGATAAAGTAAACTCATTCCAATTTCTGCTTTGTACTCTTTTTTGGCTAATTTCATTCCCAAAAATGAAAGAACTACTGTAATAACAGTAAATGCTGCCCACCAAAGGGGTAGCATCCACCAGTTTGGAAATTTCGATGGATCGAATCTGAAAATAATATTTGTGAAAATTAAACAAGGTAAAGCAATGTCAAGAATCAATGGGGAAATTACTTCGAGTATTTTTATTGGCACAATTTTTCTGGCAATTATTGCAAAACCAATAATTCCTATTCCCAGTAAAACTACTATTGCTTCGAACACATCCCAAAAAATGGTCATTTTATTCTAAAAAAATGATTGTTTAGTCTTTCAATTTTTTATTCTATTCCGCCAAAATATTTCATATATTGAATTCTTTCGAAGGATGCTGTATTTTCTTTTCCGCTTAGTTTTCCTCTAAAATCGTCAATGCTGTTGAAATTTTTCTTTTCCATCCAAGTTGTCAAGTCGTTTAGAATTGTTGAAATATACTCTGGTCCGTATTTGTAAATAACCGAAACAATTTGGACTGCAGTAGCTCCTGCAAGCAATTGCTTAATTACTCCTTCGCCAGAATGAACGCCTGTTGAAGCAGCTAAATTGCAGTGTACTTTATCTGAAAGTAGGGCAATCCAGCGCAGCGAAATTGAAATATCTTCGGGTGTGCTAAATACTCCTGAAGAGGTGATTTTGAAGTTGTTAATATCAATATCAGGATTAAAGTAGCGATTGAAAAGAACAATACTATCAATCATTTTAGTCCAACTTAATTTTCTTACCAGATTTGAAAGTCCGGCAGAAAAGTGGCTCATTTTCAAAGACAAGGGTATAGATATTTGAGGTTTTATCTTCTCAATAATCTCAAAATATATTTGTTCGTTTTCTTTACTGGTTCTGTTTTCTTCTGAAGGAAGCATAGACACATTCAATTCTAAAGCATCTGCACCTGCACTTTCAATGTTTTTCGCAAAATTTGTCCATTCTTTTGTAGAAATGCAATTGATGCTTGCTATTATTGGAATTTCAACCTTTTTTTTTGCTTCTTCAATTAAAGTTAGATATTCAGTAAGATTATTTTCCTTAGTATAGGCACTGATATAATCGAAGGCATCTGGAAAATATGCCAGGTTTTCTTCAATATTTTTTGAAGTTTCTGACAATATTTGCTCTTCAAATAATGATTTTAAAACTATTGCTCCTGCACCATTTTCGGCAAGTTTAACAATTTTTTCAACTGAATTTGATTGCCCTGAACTACCAATTATTATAGGATTTTTCAAATTTAATCCCATATACTTTGTAGATAAATCCATTTTGTCTTTTTTAATTATGATTGTTTGAAAAAAAATAAAATTTAAGCAATTGGCACAAAAACTCGTTGCTTCATTTCTCTATCGAGCATAAAAAGACCTGCGCCTTTTCCTTCAATAAGGTTCAATTGTTCGAGAATATCAGAAACAGTTGCCTCTTCTTCTACTTGCTCGGAAATATACCATTGAAGCAAATTGACGGTCGCATGATCTTTTTCTTCCATTGAGAGATTTACAAGTTCATTTATCATTGATGTAATTTTTTGTTCGTGTTTAAAAATATCTTCAAAAACGTCTATTACATCTGTCCATTCATTTTTCGGACTTTCAATTTGTTGAAGAAGGACTCTGCCTCCTCGGTCTATTATGTATTTATACAGTTTTAGAGCATGAGCTTGTTCTTCTTCGAATTGAACTTTCATCCAATTTGAAAAGCCCGAAAGATTTTTTGTTGCTAAAAATGATGACATTGATAGGTACAAAT is drawn from Bacteroidota bacterium and contains these coding sequences:
- a CDS encoding ferredoxin--NADP reductase: MNELNGIVIMVQQVSPIMKIIRIVPDGWELPKFESGQFVALFLPGSAERCPEATEELEKTAPDKMIKRAYSISSSAKEIDYLEFYITLVHSGTLTPRIFNLKIGDRIGVGKKIVGMFTLNQVPIDKNVVLIATGTGVAPYMSMLRSDALNIDRKICVIHGAANSWDLGYSSELRLIESMSKNFHYIPTITMPEKEPAGWKGETRFIQDMLADRIIEKTWGERPTADNSHVFICGNPNMIDAVTEILESRGLREHSKRSPGQIHCEKF
- the ccoN gene encoding cytochrome-c oxidase, cbb3-type subunit I produces the protein MEIQKFNYDNKIVKLFILATIIWGVVAILVGLLAALQLSFPFFNFGLEFTTFGRIRPIHTNAVIFAFVGNAIYAGVYYSMQKLLKTRMFNDVLSKINFWGWQFIILCAALTFFAGITTGKEYAELEWPIDIMITVVWVVFGWNMIGTIIIRREKHIYAAIWWYLASFLGVAMLHVVNSFELPVSLFKSYPIYAGAQDAVVQWWYGHNAVAFFLTTPFLGLMYYYLPKAAGRPIYSYKLSIVHFWALIFIYMWAGPHHLLYQALPDWAQALGVTFSIMLIAPSWGGMINGLLTLRGAWDKVRDSAALKFMVVAVTAYGMSTFEGPMMSLKNVNAISHFTDWTIAHVHIGGMGWNGGLVFGMLYWLVPKLFRTKLFSEKIANTHFWIATLGMLIYAIPLYWAAITQWLMWREYTPEGFLAYPNFLETVTQIVPLYTFRIIGGTLYLVGFLLLVWNLVKTMAAGSMEANEAAEAYPLENKESRSSARETIHRWLERKPVRFAIVAFVLLAIGGAVEIIPMIFVKSNVPTIESVKPYTPLELEGRDIYISEGCYTCHSQMVRPFRWETDRYGEYSKIGEFVYDHPFQWGSRRTGPDLARTGVITGNMYKTASWHYNHFMDPQRMNEQSIMPKYDWFAIKDIDLDMIPAKIRAMQTLGVPYEEGFDERAIDDLKAQAQIIADDLKQSGIEIEPTKQMIAMIAYLHKLGRDITPVVETKPEPVKTTSVNITEEMIPAGKASFQKNCIICHGPDGKGNVIGPDLTDNEWIIEKSPEGVYENISNGKIEKGMTPFKGVLSEEEITQLTAFVLLELNKN
- a CDS encoding dihydroorotate dehydrogenase-like protein, whose translation is MDLSTKYMGLNLKNPIIIGSSGQSNSVEKIVKLAENGAGAIVLKSLFEEQILSETSKNIEENLAYFPDAFDYISAYTKENNLTEYLTLIEEAKKKVEIPIIASINCISTKEWTNFAKNIESAGADALELNVSMLPSEENRTSKENEQIYFEIIEKIKPQISIPLSLKMSHFSAGLSNLVRKLSWTKMIDSIVLFNRYFNPDIDINNFKITSSGVFSTPEDISISLRWIALLSDKVHCNLAASTGVHSGEGVIKQLLAGATAVQIVSVIYKYGPEYISTILNDLTTWMEKKNFNSIDDFRGKLSGKENTASFERIQYMKYFGGIE
- a CDS encoding ferritin family protein, encoding MKEFETIEEILDFAITAEQSAVDFYTKLAKTARNEEIKESFLQFAKEEISHKTRLTKIKTERAYEFEPEKISDLKIADYQIPVKPSDDMSYQDVLVLAMKREKAAYKLYTHLSQIAPNNELKKTFQALAQEEAKHKLRFEIEYDDMVMFEN
- a CDS encoding ferritin translates to MLSTKLEIELNKQLNAELFSAYLYLSMSSFLATKNLSGFSNWMKVQFEEEQAHALKLYKYIIDRGGRVLLQQIESPKNEWTDVIDVFEDIFKHEQKITSMINELVNLSMEEKDHATVNLLQWYISEQVEEEATVSDILEQLNLIEGKGAGLFMLDREMKQRVFVPIA
- a CDS encoding TonB-dependent receptor, which gives rise to METINSPRQKALRINLDNRFFGTIAEIGAGQEVARRFFTAGGSSGTVAKTISAYDMALSNNLYGETHSKRYVSEERLKKMLEIEYKQIVSSLQNIKQGNTCFFAFANTVSAINFQKTNESHGWIGIKFQLHPGYEANEILLHVKMYEKDNLLQQRTIGILGVNLIYAAFYFNKYPSSFLRSLMDFLSRDQLEIDMIRMTGPDLDYIDNRLISVQLVKNKMTNATVFDNDHNVRPPSDIFYKKNIMVLRGSFRPITLVGVDMLKKGFELFKTENNCNEENTLLFCEISLENLLMEGDFDEKDFLDRVDLLNGLGINVIISDMKQHHEFVSYFDIYKIYQIGIIIGSTTYQNLFHREYYTNLSGGILQGFGRLFKNNVKMYVYPTQVENKKELICSENITLNNNTKNIHQYLIDSGKIINIHNFDKSLLHIFPRKVIELIKEGNNEWETMVPQFVAKTIKSRRMFEYYNTK
- the ccoS gene encoding cbb3-type cytochrome oxidase assembly protein CcoS → MNIFYLLIGASLIIALIFLAIFIWAVKNGQFDDDFTPSVRILFDDEEIKKDTN
- a CDS encoding c-type cytochrome, which produces MMKEEKNNPDYTYNEKYDEKLMEHDYDGIKELNNPVPKWISAIFIITIVFSLIYVEHYFIFTQGDLQDAEYEKEVAEASLLYSKNKAQDTKLTTLTDEASLKAGKELFSTMTCIVCHGANGEGNAIGPNLTDKHWLSGCDFESVFNIIKNGNPTKGMTPFKAQMNEKKIQQAASYILVSLKDSNPENAKEPQGEICE
- a CDS encoding rubredoxin produces the protein MKKYVCIPCDWVYDPAIGDPDGGIAVGTAFEDIPDDWVCPICGVGKEDFELIEE
- the bcp gene encoding thioredoxin-dependent thiol peroxidase; translated protein: MISLKSGDTAPNFTANNQNSEKISLADFKGKTLVLYFYPKDNTPGCTAEACDLRDNFEALKKSGFEILGVSPDSEVSHQKFIKKHNLPFDLLADTEKEIIKSYGVWGEKKMFGKIKEGVFRTTFIINKDGIISEVIDKVKTKYHAAQIYPDILLMEE